Proteins encoded within one genomic window of Vanrija pseudolonga chromosome 3, complete sequence:
- the utp6 gene encoding U3 small nucleolar RNA-associated protein 6 has protein sequence MEKVQFQLESTLPELKDLYDKGLFSKATAAVDLAVYLPNHSQYEIDQITKRRTAFETALIRRVTRKDDFFKYAEYEINLEHLRKVRWKKLKYHINTPPPSASTYSLPRRTLYILKRATAKFPGDLAVWLAYVEYAAREGMSKVVAKGINSALQHHPLSPTLYLLQSYHHLHPGEPLPQSIIPSTSTLDLPSQTSEDKPSSAFSLEGTGPARTTLLLGLRMIPGSHILWGEYVKLELGWVEALRRRWRALGIAAKPTEGADDAFDGDVEALAGGEGAFGPEGEDARRAILSGQLVVHALESGLGKVSGTGHEKNEDGDIVSGIAFREGLLSLLRSYPSPLRTKALGVVYADLERVAEGGGEAGAQARVLLLSPPLLDRAYNPEVRDEGGLVVSGLELVDAYGKIGKEIRSAAKTAGPAFLDEASKWIVARIAADIEGNKDLKSYLIGTTKALTRASLKASPATLNRYLGLLADTNSAEYSASVREFAARYPASSELQARLVQDLTSGDEDAATVRKACADAVAQVTRSQLDAAGQETVIQLWKFWARWEDKQENNAAQWRRLLRDSLRLGAGIPALHQTLLADYYASQLRAGTAPSKALDTVIKSYQPTPLFFDLAFEALDELNGTQEPLSKLYGSWRAACRTASDRVEAVLVWAQWLVEHAKGRAAHDAVAAVLSEVKGDEAASGELEAGWKEILDEAEREREEADEDVDMSGSEEGSEEGSEEEDDEEEDKEEEEEDDDDDEDGESGDLEIEM, from the exons ATGGAGAAGGTCCAGTTCCAGCTCGAGTCGACGCTCCCAGAGCTCAAGGACCTGTACGACAAGGGTCTCTTCTCAAAGGCAA ccgccgccgtcgacctcgccgtgtACCTCCCTAACCATTCCCAGTATGAGATCGACCAGATCACCAAGCGCCGCACGGCGTTCGAGACGGCCCTCATCCGCCGCGTGACCCGCAAGGACGATTTCTTCAAGTATGCCGAGTACGAGATCAACCTCGAGCACCTGCGCAAGGTCCGATGGAAGAAGCTCA AGTACCACATCAACACGCCCCCACCGTCGGCATCGACCTACTCGCTCCCCCGGCGCACGCTGTACATCCTCAagcgcgcgacggccaagTTCCCCGGCGACCTGGCAGTGTGGCTCGCGTACGTCGAGTACGCGGCGCGTGAGGGCATGtccaaggtcgtcgccaaggGCATCAACAGTGCACTCCAGCACCACCCTCTCTCGCCCACGCTCTACCTCCTGCAGTCGTACCACCACCTGCACCCGGGAGAGCCGCTGCCCCAGTCGATCATCCCGTCTACGTCGACGCTGGACCTGCCGTCGCAGACAAGCGAGGAcaagccgtcgtcggccttctcgctCGAGGGCACAGGACCCGCACGAACAACGCTCCTCCTGGGCCTGCGTATGATCCCCGGCTCGCACATCCTGTGGGGAGAGTacgtcaagctcgagctcggctggGTGGAAGCGCTCCGCCGACGATGGCGTGCACTCGGCATCGCAGCAAAACCTACAgagggtgccgacgacgcgtttGACGGCGATGTCGAAGCTCTGGCAGGTGGTGAGGGCGCGTTTGGAccagagggcgaggacgcaCGGAGAGCAATCCTGTCCGGCCAGCTGGTGGTGCACGCGCTTGAGTCGGGCCTGGGCAAGGTCTCGGGTACCGGCCACGAGAAGAACGAGGACGGGGATATTGTCAGCGGCATCGCGTTCCGCGAGGGTTTGTTGTCCCTGCTCAGGAGTTACCCCTCGCCATTGCGTACCAAGGCGCTGGGTGTGGTGTACGCCGATCTCGAGCGtgtggccgagggcggcggtgaggctGGTGCACAAGCGCGCGTGTTGTTACTCTCCCCCCCactcctcgaccgcgcgtACAACCCCGAGgtccgcgacgagggcggcctgGTTGTATCGgggcttgagctcgtcgacgcctaCGGCAAGATCGGAAAGGAAATCCGCTCGGCCGCCAAGACGGCCGGCCCTgcgttcctcgacgaggcgagcaaGTGGATCGTTGCGCGTATTGCCGCGGATATCGAGGGCAACAAAGACCTCAAGAGCTACCTCATTGGCACGACCAAGGCGCTCACCAGGGCGTCGCTGAAGGCGTCTCCTGCGACGCTGAATCGCTACCTTGGCTTGCTCGCCGACACCAACTCGGCCGAGTACTCGGCATCGGTACGGGAGTTTGCCGCGAGGTACCCCGCGAGCTCGGAGCTCCAGGCTCGTCTGGTCCAGGACCTTACttcgggcgacgaggacgccgctACTGTGCGCAAGGCGTGCgcggacgccgtcgcgcaggtTACCCGCTCGCAGCTTGATGCCGCGGGCCAGGAGACGGTCATCCAGCTGTGGAAGTTCTGGGCCAGGTGGGAGGACAAGCAGGAGAACAACGCCGCCCAGtggcgccggctgctgcgTGACTCGCTgcgtctcggcgctggcATCCCTGCTCTTCACCAGACCCTGCTTGCCGACTACTATGCGTCACAACTGCGCGCGGGCACCGCACCGtccaaggcgctcgacacggtcaTCAAGTCGTACCAGCCCACGCCGCTGTTCTTCGACCTGGCTttcgaggcgctcgacgagctgaaCGGCACGCAGGAGCCCCTGAGCAAGCTGTACGGCTCGTGGCGTGCCGCGTGCCGCACTGCCAGCGACCGCGTGGAGGCGGTCCTCGTGTGGGCGCAgtggctcgtcgagcacgccaagggacgcgctgcgcacgacgcggtcgcggcTGTGCTGAGCGAGGTCAAGGGAGACGAGGCGGCAtccggcgagctcgaggcgggctGGAAGgagatcctcgacgaggctgagcgggagcgcgaagaggcggacgaggatgTTGACATGAGCGGGAGCGAGGAGGGAAGtgaggagggcagcgaggaggaggacgacgaggaggaggataaggaggaggaggaggaggacgacgacgatgacgaggacggcgagagcggcgacctcgagatTGAGATGTAG